From Leptolyngbyaceae cyanobacterium, a single genomic window includes:
- a CDS encoding beta-ketoacyl synthase N-terminal-like domain-containing protein translates to MDNSDNSNSIDAIAIIGMAGRFPGAKNVDEFWQNIRDGVESISFFSEEELRSLGIDESVVRDPRYVKAKGSLDDIELFDASFFGFNPREAEITDPQHRFFLESAWEALESAGYNPDTYEGSIGVYGGAGSFNTYFLNNLYPNRHLRESLGDYPLVIANDKDFLATRVAYKFNLKGPSITVQTACSTSLVAISMACQSLLNYQCDIALAGGVAIGVPQKTGYFYKEGMILSPDGHCRAFDAKAQGTVSGSGVGIVVLKRLEDAIADRDYIHAVIKGWAINNDGALKVGYTAPSIEGQAQAIADALALADVAPETVSYIEAHGTGTPLGDPIEIAALTQVFARETNKKGFCAIGSVKTNIGHLDTAAGVTGLIKTVQTLKHKLIPPSLHFTQPNPQIDFANSPFYVNTKLTEWKADKTPRRAGVSSFGIGGTNAHVVLEEAPNLEESSESRPAQLLVLSAKTSSALDKATINLADYLQQNTALNLADVAYTLQVGKKHFNHRRIIVGNDIEDCVNALKNLDSKRVFTSYQESKDRPVIFMFSGQGSQYVNMGWELYQVEATFREQIDLCSEILKPHLGMDLRDLLYPSEAEAAANQLKQTAITQPALFAIEYALAKLWMSWGINPVAAIGHSIGEYVAACLAGVFSLEDALLLVASRGRLMQTMPKGAMLAVPLTEQQIQPFLSDRIDLAVINGVSTSVVSGDSNSLEELQKKLTEKGIECRPLHTSHAFHSWMMEPILEPFTELVKKIQLKAPQIPYISNVTGTWITATEATDPSYYARHLRQTVRFAEGLQHLLKDPDKILLEVGPGRTLHTLAKQHPDKLSEQIILSSLRHPQDQQSDENFLLSTLGKLWLAGVQINWHNFYADEQRYRIPLPTYPFERQRYWIEAPGIEQPIKITSQNIEESQQIDSTSLHSRPNLGNVYVAPRDEIEQTIARILQDFLGIAQVGIYDDFFDLGGDSLLAVQLITKLNESLGKNLSTHSLLQSPTIAALAELTKDNIALLEGYQQLHSDDNSLLVKIQGGSLKHPFFLVHPVGGHVYIYRDLARYLGADLPVYGIQAPASAEEKGASMTVEEMATRYIKALQIRQPEGPYFLGGSSFGGTVAFEMAQQLNVQGEKVALLTLIDTPGPGQMPVLSMEDDTAILVYLLGVGFNLSLSLDVLQKLTPDEQLLYFLEQVKIANRVVPPDFGLAEIRQFIHLFKVHAQAMQNYIPRTYAGRIIFFRATEQNEVNAKNPELPWIDVASGGVEVREVPGNHITMNYPPHVQVMAKQLRVYIDEARHLI, encoded by the coding sequence ATGGATAATTCTGATAATTCTAATTCTATAGATGCGATCGCAATTATTGGCATGGCTGGGCGTTTTCCCGGCGCTAAAAACGTTGATGAATTTTGGCAAAATATTCGAGATGGCGTAGAATCTATTTCGTTCTTTTCTGAAGAAGAATTGCGCTCTTTAGGCATTGACGAATCAGTAGTGCGCGATCCCCGTTATGTAAAAGCCAAAGGATCGTTAGACGATATTGAATTATTTGATGCTTCATTCTTTGGCTTTAATCCAAGAGAAGCGGAAATCACCGATCCGCAACATCGCTTTTTCTTAGAATCGGCTTGGGAAGCTTTAGAAAGTGCTGGCTACAACCCCGATACTTACGAAGGTTCGATCGGCGTTTACGGAGGTGCGGGGAGTTTCAATACTTATTTTTTGAATAACCTTTATCCCAACCGCCATCTCAGAGAATCTCTAGGAGATTACCCACTTGTTATCGCCAATGATAAAGATTTTCTAGCCACTCGCGTTGCTTACAAATTCAACTTGAAAGGGCCAAGCATTACCGTCCAAACTGCTTGTTCTACTTCCTTAGTTGCAATTAGCATGGCTTGCCAAAGTTTGCTGAATTATCAATGCGATATAGCTTTGGCTGGTGGTGTTGCGATCGGCGTTCCGCAGAAAACGGGATACTTTTATAAAGAAGGAATGATCCTTTCACCAGACGGACATTGTAGAGCTTTTGATGCAAAGGCGCAAGGGACTGTAAGCGGTAGTGGCGTGGGAATTGTGGTATTAAAAAGATTAGAGGATGCCATAGCCGATCGCGATTACATTCATGCCGTTATTAAAGGTTGGGCGATTAATAATGATGGTGCTTTAAAAGTTGGTTATACTGCTCCCAGTATCGAGGGTCAAGCGCAGGCGATCGCAGATGCTTTAGCACTAGCTGATGTTGCACCGGAAACCGTTAGCTATATAGAAGCTCACGGAACGGGAACACCCCTTGGCGATCCGATCGAAATAGCCGCACTCACCCAAGTTTTTGCACGAGAAACTAACAAAAAAGGCTTTTGTGCGATCGGTTCTGTCAAAACTAATATCGGACATTTAGATACGGCGGCTGGCGTGACTGGTTTAATTAAAACCGTTCAAACTCTCAAACATAAATTAATCCCACCCAGCTTGCATTTTACCCAACCAAATCCCCAAATTGATTTTGCTAACAGTCCTTTTTACGTTAATACCAAACTGACGGAATGGAAAGCAGACAAAACCCCCCGTCGTGCTGGAGTTAGTTCTTTTGGCATCGGCGGTACTAATGCTCATGTAGTGCTTGAGGAAGCACCTAATCTAGAAGAATCTAGCGAATCCAGACCAGCGCAACTGTTAGTCTTATCTGCCAAAACTAGTTCTGCATTAGATAAAGCAACTATCAATTTAGCCGACTATTTACAACAAAATACCGCTCTAAATCTGGCTGATGTTGCTTATACTTTGCAAGTTGGTAAGAAGCATTTTAACCATCGACGCATAATAGTTGGTAATGATATTGAAGATTGCGTCAATGCTCTGAAAAATCTCGATTCCAAACGAGTTTTTACTAGTTACCAAGAATCTAAAGATCGCCCTGTCATATTTATGTTTTCCGGGCAGGGTTCCCAGTACGTAAATATGGGATGGGAATTGTACCAAGTTGAAGCAACATTTCGCGAACAAATCGATTTATGTTCGGAAATTCTCAAACCTCATTTAGGAATGGATTTGCGCGATTTGCTTTATCCAAGTGAAGCCGAAGCAGCGGCAAATCAATTAAAACAAACTGCAATTACTCAGCCTGCACTGTTTGCGATCGAGTATGCTTTAGCTAAGTTGTGGATGTCTTGGGGCATCAATCCCGTCGCTGCGATCGGTCATAGCATCGGTGAATACGTAGCAGCTTGTTTGGCGGGTGTTTTCTCTTTAGAAGATGCCTTATTATTAGTCGCTTCACGAGGTCGATTAATGCAAACCATGCCCAAAGGTGCGATGCTTGCCGTCCCGCTTACAGAACAGCAAATCCAACCTTTTTTGAGCGATCGAATCGACTTGGCTGTAATTAACGGCGTATCTACAAGTGTGGTTTCAGGTGATAGCAATTCTCTAGAAGAATTGCAAAAAAAACTCACTGAAAAAGGCATTGAATGTCGCCCTTTGCACACTTCCCATGCCTTCCATTCATGGATGATGGAACCGATTTTAGAGCCATTCACAGAACTGGTCAAAAAAATTCAGTTAAAAGCGCCTCAAATTCCTTACATATCCAACGTTACTGGTACTTGGATTACCGCAACGGAAGCAACTGATCCGAGTTATTATGCTCGACATTTGCGGCAAACGGTACGCTTTGCAGAAGGCTTGCAACACTTATTAAAAGATCCGGATAAAATATTACTAGAAGTTGGCCCAGGGCGGACTTTGCATACTCTAGCCAAACAACATCCAGATAAATTATCCGAGCAAATTATCCTTTCTTCATTACGCCATCCCCAAGACCAACAATCAGATGAAAACTTCTTGCTTTCTACTTTAGGAAAACTTTGGTTAGCAGGAGTGCAAATAAATTGGCATAATTTTTATGCTGATGAGCAACGTTATCGCATTCCCTTGCCAACTTATCCCTTTGAAAGACAACGTTATTGGATTGAAGCACCTGGTATCGAGCAACCGATTAAAATCACTTCCCAAAATATCGAAGAAAGCCAACAAATAGATTCAACCTCATTACATTCTAGGCCAAATTTGGGTAATGTTTACGTTGCGCCAAGAGATGAAATAGAGCAAACTATTGCTCGGATTTTGCAAGATTTTCTGGGGATCGCCCAAGTAGGAATTTACGATGACTTTTTCGATTTAGGCGGAGATTCTTTACTAGCAGTTCAGCTAATCACTAAGTTAAATGAAAGTTTGGGCAAAAATTTGTCTACTCATAGTTTGTTGCAATCGCCAACTATTGCAGCATTAGCTGAATTAACTAAAGATAATATTGCTTTGCTAGAAGGTTATCAACAACTGCACTCAGATGATAATTCGTTGTTGGTAAAAATTCAGGGCGGTAGTTTAAAACATCCCTTTTTCCTCGTACATCCAGTAGGCGGTCACGTTTATATTTATCGAGATCTAGCTCGTTATTTAGGTGCGGATTTGCCTGTTTACGGCATACAAGCACCTGCTTCGGCTGAGGAAAAAGGCGCTTCGATGACAGTGGAAGAAATGGCAACTCGCTATATCAAAGCATTGCAGATTCGCCAACCTGAAGGCCCTTATTTTTTGGGCGGTTCTTCCTTTGGCGGTACTGTGGCTTTTGAAATGGCGCAACAACTGAACGTGCAAGGTGAAAAAGTAGCATTACTAACTTTAATAGATACTCCTGGCCCCGGTCAAATGCCTGTTTTATCAATGGAAGATGACACGGCAATTTTGGTTTATTTACTGGGTGTCGGGTTTAATCTTTCCCTTTCTTTGGATGTTCTCCAAAAGCTGACGCCAGATGAGCAACTTCTTTACTTTTTAGAACAAGTAAAAATTGCTAATAGAGTTGTACCTCCTGATTTTGGATTGGCTGAAATTCGCCAATTTATTCATTTGTTTAAAGTACACGCGCAAGCAATGCAAAATTACATACCTCGCACTTATGCGGGTCGAATTATCTTTTTCCGCGCTACCGAACAAAATGAAGTGAATGCTAAAAATCCGGAGTTACCTTGGATTGATGTAGCTAGCGGCGGTGTCGAGGTGCGAGAAGTGCCGGGAAATCATATTACGATGAATTATCCTCCTCACGTTCAGGTGATGGCTAAACAACTGAGAGTATACATCGATGAAGCAAGACATTTAATTTAG